A stretch of the Methanomassiliicoccus luminyensis B10 genome encodes the following:
- a CDS encoding ATP-binding protein: MHIGRVVGNSVMETRFRMNFGEPLQVGEMLVVENGTSPDRYLIRVMDIEHGADADEMNWMVTEAGTILRSDAANDEYSLDNIKPQLFCTGVCSPLGCVGETSFKKTKTIPNHFSKVRRTTIDDYQFLKNSLGDVQVGNLRSGDQVLDFPVGITGRAIPHHIGIFATTGMGKSNLMKNLALSCMRLRKYGFLILDPHGEYYDGGEVGKKGLRHAGFPDALVVFSSRKLDGPYNTLHVAASEIQIPDLQNLYEFTEPQKECMQSAQYKYGDSWLIELNDRTVPQISKDLGENKYHEGTINVIKRRLENLFRFDLISRDTKLSVTDHIIDCLKDGKVVLVDTSNMYETEELLISTVLSRAIFEKNKALYGDKEEFDKLPPMLIAMEEAQRVLTEAKGSIFAQIAREGRKFKTGLCAVSQQPKLIDNEIISQFNTLFILGLADRKDREILRNSAKQDISQLDNEIQMLMPGEALIASPFTPFAVPVKIHLYEDYVQSVQRAAKEEPKFRKAPRDSNFF, translated from the coding sequence TTGCACATCGGAAGGGTGGTCGGCAACAGCGTCATGGAGACCAGGTTCAGGATGAACTTCGGGGAGCCGCTGCAGGTAGGCGAGATGCTGGTGGTGGAGAACGGGACCTCCCCGGACCGCTACCTCATCAGGGTCATGGACATCGAGCACGGCGCGGACGCCGACGAGATGAACTGGATGGTGACCGAGGCCGGGACCATACTCAGGAGCGATGCCGCCAATGACGAGTACAGCCTCGACAACATTAAACCCCAGCTGTTCTGCACCGGGGTGTGCTCGCCCCTCGGCTGCGTGGGCGAGACCTCGTTCAAGAAGACAAAGACCATACCGAACCACTTCTCCAAGGTGCGCAGGACCACCATCGACGATTATCAGTTCCTCAAGAACAGCCTGGGGGACGTGCAGGTCGGCAACCTCCGCTCCGGCGACCAGGTGCTGGACTTCCCCGTCGGCATCACCGGGCGGGCCATCCCGCACCACATCGGGATCTTCGCCACCACGGGAATGGGGAAGAGCAACCTGATGAAGAACCTCGCCCTCTCGTGCATGAGGCTTCGCAAGTACGGCTTCCTCATCCTCGACCCCCACGGCGAGTACTACGACGGCGGCGAGGTCGGGAAGAAGGGGCTGAGGCACGCCGGCTTCCCCGATGCCCTGGTGGTGTTCTCCTCGCGCAAGCTCGACGGACCGTACAACACCCTGCACGTGGCGGCATCGGAGATCCAGATACCGGACCTGCAGAACCTCTACGAGTTCACGGAGCCGCAGAAGGAGTGCATGCAGTCGGCGCAGTACAAATACGGCGACAGCTGGCTGATCGAACTGAACGACCGGACCGTTCCGCAGATCTCCAAGGACCTCGGCGAGAACAAGTATCATGAAGGGACGATCAACGTCATCAAGCGGAGGCTGGAGAACCTCTTCCGCTTCGACCTCATCTCCCGCGACACCAAGCTGTCGGTCACGGACCACATCATCGACTGCCTGAAGGACGGGAAGGTTGTGCTGGTCGACACCTCCAACATGTACGAGACCGAGGAGCTGCTCATCTCCACGGTGCTGTCCCGCGCCATCTTCGAGAAGAACAAGGCGCTGTACGGCGACAAGGAAGAGTTCGACAAGCTGCCGCCCATGCTCATCGCCATGGAGGAGGCCCAAAGGGTCCTGACCGAAGCGAAGGGCAGCATATTCGCGCAGATAGCCAGGGAGGGGCGCAAGTTCAAGACCGGACTGTGCGCGGTGTCGCAGCAGCCCAAGCTGATCGACAACGAGATCATCTCCCAGTTCAACACCCTGTTCATCCTGGGACTGGCGGACCGCAAGGACCGCGAGATCCTGAGGAACTCGGCCAAGCAGGACATCTCTCAGCTGGACAATGAGATACAGATGCTGATGCCCGGGGAGGCGCTCATCGCCTCGCCCTTCACCCCCTTCGCCGTCCCCGTGAAGATACACCTGTACGAGGACTATGTCCAGAGCGTGCAGCGGGCCGCCAAGGAGGAGCCGAAGTTCAGGAAGGCGCCCCGGGACAGCAACTTCTTCTGA
- the dph5 gene encoding diphthine synthase yields MGELIFVGLGMSKPEDMSVRALEALRSCDEIFAEFYTSRLIDSTPGELESFIGKKITVLKRSGVEEGDAIVNAAREGRVAFITAGDPMSATTHVDLRLRAIGAGVPTELIHGVSIFTACAGAFGLQPYKFGRAVTIPFPEPGFLPSSPYDNILENFSRGLHTLILLDIKEDQGKYMTAGQAMQWLLDAEERIGKGLVRETSLFCAGARIGSKSQALLAGRPGDIAGADMGPPLHCMVMPGKLHFMEAEALVALAGAPGEILKEY; encoded by the coding sequence ATGGGAGAGCTGATATTTGTCGGTTTAGGGATGTCCAAGCCCGAGGACATGAGCGTAAGGGCCCTGGAGGCGCTGCGCTCCTGTGACGAGATATTCGCGGAGTTCTATACCTCCCGCCTGATCGATTCCACCCCCGGCGAGCTGGAGTCGTTCATCGGGAAGAAGATCACCGTGCTGAAGCGCAGCGGGGTGGAAGAGGGCGACGCCATCGTCAATGCCGCCAGGGAGGGGAGGGTAGCGTTCATCACTGCCGGTGATCCCATGTCGGCGACCACGCATGTGGACCTTCGCCTGAGGGCCATCGGGGCGGGCGTTCCCACCGAGCTTATTCATGGGGTGTCCATATTCACCGCCTGCGCCGGCGCCTTCGGGCTGCAGCCCTACAAGTTCGGGAGAGCGGTCACCATCCCCTTCCCCGAGCCGGGGTTCCTCCCGTCCTCGCCATACGACAACATCCTGGAGAACTTCTCCCGGGGGCTGCATACGCTGATACTTCTGGACATCAAGGAGGACCAGGGGAAGTACATGACCGCGGGCCAGGCCATGCAGTGGCTCCTCGACGCGGAGGAGAGGATCGGCAAGGGGCTGGTCAGGGAGACCTCGCTGTTCTGCGCGGGAGCGCGCATAGGATCGAAAAGCCAGGCGCTCCTGGCCGGCAGGCCCGGGGACATCGCCGGCGCGGACATGGGGCCACCGCTCCATTGCATGGTGATGCCGGGGAAACTTCACTTCATGGAGGCAGAAGCCCTCGTGGCCCTGGCCGGCGCCCCCGGGGAGATACTGAAAGAATATTAG
- a CDS encoding phosphatidylglycerophosphatase A, whose translation MTELDVKVELKDYHLYKRPVAIIRLPSNFRTLSSTIMGGGYIETDTLFIFEVPLGYDERDPEGDLEKVCREYGLGPPCVGFMTAADVKRVITVTKETVNGVTAVTVATAGTTNALVAGERISQDILDSLNKRKAGTINIITAVDVPLEDCGMANAIMTMTEAKAAALKDVGLNATGTTSDAVAICCPPGKGGKYAGTATDVGVAVARSVRAAVAGSVRKWTNGKKGPAKDFMSRLEEMGVGEAEMWEAAAGLYVPDPSWGEEMIREKFRKHLRVLRKDINVNAMVFAAINMEEMGCRDEMYGLDRGRYFQDPVHLVADELLGIALAEYIAGTKGLFEYVRYDKKKPGVLGTLGPFLDDIVASLIGSIMSRIYTELLEGEDKLGS comes from the coding sequence TTGACGGAACTTGATGTCAAAGTGGAATTGAAGGACTATCATTTGTACAAGAGGCCGGTGGCCATCATCAGGCTGCCTTCCAACTTCAGGACACTGAGCTCGACCATCATGGGCGGGGGGTACATCGAGACCGACACCCTGTTCATCTTCGAGGTGCCGCTAGGATATGATGAGAGAGATCCCGAGGGGGACCTGGAGAAGGTGTGCCGCGAGTATGGCCTGGGGCCGCCCTGCGTGGGCTTCATGACCGCCGCGGACGTGAAGAGGGTCATCACCGTGACCAAGGAAACGGTCAACGGCGTCACCGCCGTGACAGTGGCCACCGCTGGCACCACCAACGCGCTGGTGGCAGGGGAGCGGATATCCCAGGACATCCTCGACTCCCTCAATAAGCGCAAGGCGGGGACCATCAACATCATCACCGCCGTGGACGTGCCGCTGGAGGACTGCGGCATGGCCAACGCCATCATGACCATGACCGAGGCCAAGGCCGCCGCCCTGAAGGATGTCGGGCTGAACGCGACGGGGACCACCAGCGATGCCGTGGCGATATGCTGCCCGCCCGGGAAGGGAGGCAAGTATGCCGGGACCGCCACCGACGTGGGGGTGGCCGTCGCTCGGTCCGTGAGGGCCGCGGTGGCCGGGTCGGTGCGCAAGTGGACCAACGGGAAGAAGGGCCCGGCCAAGGACTTCATGTCCCGGCTGGAGGAGATGGGGGTCGGCGAGGCGGAGATGTGGGAAGCGGCCGCCGGACTTTACGTGCCGGACCCCTCGTGGGGCGAGGAGATGATCCGGGAGAAGTTCCGCAAGCATCTTCGCGTGCTCCGCAAGGACATCAACGTCAACGCCATGGTCTTCGCGGCCATCAACATGGAGGAGATGGGGTGCCGCGACGAGATGTACGGCCTGGACCGGGGCCGCTATTTCCAGGACCCCGTGCACCTGGTGGCCGACGAGCTCTTGGGCATCGCCCTGGCGGAGTACATCGCCGGCACCAAGGGACTGTTCGAGTACGTCCGCTATGACAAGAAGAAGCCGGGCGTGCTGGGCACCCTCGGCCCGTTCCTCGACGACATCGTCGCGTCCCTCATCGGCTCGATAATGTCCCGCATATACACTGAACTTCTGGAAGGTGAGGACAAATTAGGCTCCTGA
- a CDS encoding cobalamin biosynthesis protein, whose amino-acid sequence MIALAIDLALGDPPNRYHPVAWMGRVMGFLDDRIARTGRPARDRAMGVLVVLVPIIIFVTGLTFLVAAVRSWLGIIAWVIACAVVFKITFAIRTLETHTAPMIEQLKNDDLEGARKKAAMVVSRDVYKLDKAHVTSCAAETVAENLVDSVLSPMFWFGLAGIPGAVLLRTSNTADGMVGYLSEKHRYVGWFSARLDDAMHYVVARLSVPFIMLALAIMGKDWRNAWKVALRDHKQTSSPNKGWPMAAVAGGLGVKFEKIGYYSMGDGEVVCDPEKIRETINVMKLTGVLFLFLVLLPLFALIGIHVQLFLEDLLLGLIGR is encoded by the coding sequence ATCATCGCGCTGGCCATCGATCTGGCGCTGGGGGACCCCCCCAACCGCTACCACCCGGTGGCGTGGATGGGCAGGGTCATGGGCTTCCTGGACGACCGGATCGCGAGGACCGGCCGCCCTGCCCGGGACAGGGCCATGGGCGTACTGGTGGTCCTGGTCCCCATCATCATCTTCGTGACCGGCCTCACCTTCCTGGTGGCCGCCGTCCGCAGCTGGCTGGGCATCATCGCCTGGGTCATCGCCTGCGCCGTGGTGTTCAAGATCACGTTCGCCATCCGCACCCTGGAGACGCACACCGCGCCGATGATCGAGCAGCTGAAGAACGACGACCTCGAGGGGGCGCGGAAGAAGGCGGCCATGGTGGTGTCCCGGGACGTGTACAAGCTCGACAAGGCCCATGTCACCTCGTGCGCCGCGGAGACGGTGGCCGAGAACCTGGTGGACTCGGTCCTCTCCCCTATGTTCTGGTTCGGCCTGGCCGGCATCCCCGGGGCGGTGCTGCTCAGGACCTCCAACACCGCGGACGGGATGGTGGGGTACCTCAGCGAGAAGCACCGTTACGTGGGCTGGTTCTCCGCCCGGCTGGACGACGCCATGCACTATGTGGTGGCCCGGCTGTCGGTGCCGTTCATAATGCTGGCCCTGGCCATCATGGGCAAGGACTGGAGGAACGCCTGGAAGGTGGCGCTGCGCGATCACAAGCAGACATCCAGCCCCAACAAGGGGTGGCCCATGGCCGCGGTGGCCGGGGGCCTGGGGGTCAAGTTCGAGAAGATCGGCTATTACTCCATGGGGGACGGCGAGGTGGTGTGCGATCCCGAGAAGATAAGGGAAACGATCAATGTGATGAAGCTCACCGGGGTGCTGTTCCTGTTCCTGGTACTGCTGCCTTTATTTGCCCTCATCGGCATCCATGTCCAGCTGTTCCTGGAGGACCTGCTGCTCGGCCTCATCGGACGGTGA
- a CDS encoding pyridoxal phosphate-dependent aminotransferase — protein MEGSEMEQREGCGDSRAGRKRKGLATSVEERVRPEVRSMARPRHGGDVWGYNGIEDYSSNVNPLGAPERLAEYIRDAAGDLINYPDDTASGLKGAIASRYDVPAGSIVVGAGSAELIRLFPEVFISPGDKVVMPKPTFSEYGFACRLMGARMVDHPLREEDGFRVDVGSLINALDRETKAVYLCNPNNPVGRMIGRREVMELVEEAGRRDVMVFLDETLLELSERDQDVTCVHEVESHDNMFLIRSFTKSFAMPGLRIGYGFGSKEVMRFMEAGRLSWNIGTLEQRVGARLMSEEQEHVRKAVRMLVDEKKRMHSELSRILPYRVPLPDSYFFFCPVHPLGVSSRQFRAAMLEERMLVRDCSSFGAPCDRYSRFCVKTPERNEAFLGAMRSAVEKLGTGR, from the coding sequence ATGGAGGGTAGCGAGATGGAGCAGCGCGAAGGATGCGGCGACTCCCGGGCAGGCCGGAAGCGGAAAGGCCTCGCCACGAGCGTGGAGGAGAGGGTCCGCCCGGAGGTCCGGAGCATGGCCCGCCCCCGGCACGGCGGGGACGTGTGGGGCTACAATGGGATCGAGGATTACAGCTCCAACGTCAACCCTCTCGGCGCTCCCGAGCGCCTCGCCGAGTACATACGCGACGCTGCCGGGGACCTAATCAACTATCCCGACGACACCGCTTCCGGACTGAAGGGAGCTATCGCCTCCCGGTACGATGTTCCCGCGGGCAGCATCGTGGTCGGCGCGGGGTCCGCCGAGCTGATACGCCTGTTCCCGGAAGTGTTCATTTCCCCCGGCGACAAGGTGGTCATGCCCAAGCCCACCTTCTCCGAGTACGGCTTCGCCTGCCGCCTGATGGGCGCGAGGATGGTCGACCACCCCCTGAGGGAGGAGGATGGCTTCCGAGTCGACGTCGGTTCCCTGATCAACGCCCTGGACCGCGAGACCAAGGCGGTGTACCTCTGCAATCCCAATAATCCCGTGGGCCGCATGATCGGACGCCGGGAGGTAATGGAGCTGGTGGAGGAAGCGGGCCGCCGCGACGTGATGGTGTTCCTCGACGAGACGCTCCTGGAGCTGTCCGAGCGGGACCAGGACGTCACCTGCGTTCACGAGGTCGAGTCGCACGACAACATGTTCCTGATCCGATCGTTCACCAAATCGTTCGCCATGCCCGGCCTGCGCATCGGCTACGGGTTCGGCAGCAAGGAGGTCATGCGCTTCATGGAGGCGGGACGCCTCTCCTGGAACATCGGGACGCTGGAGCAGAGGGTGGGGGCGCGCCTGATGTCCGAGGAGCAGGAGCACGTCCGCAAGGCCGTGCGCATGCTGGTGGACGAGAAGAAGCGGATGCATTCCGAACTGTCAAGGATATTGCCGTACCGGGTCCCCCTGCCCGACTCGTACTTCTTCTTCTGCCCCGTCCACCCGCTGGGCGTATCGTCCCGCCAGTTCCGCGCCGCCATGCTGGAGGAAAGGATGCTGGTCCGCGACTGCTCCTCCTTCGGGGCGCCATGCGACCGCTACTCCCGCTTCTGCGTGAAGACCCCCGAGAGGAACGAGGCGTTCCTCGGCGCCATGAGGTCCGCGGTGGAGAAGCTGGGGACGGGGCGGTGA
- a CDS encoding branched-chain amino acid aminotransferase: protein MNIETRKVEKSRVKEVDFDHLSFGETFSDHMFQMDYADGAWSTPRIVPFGKIEILPSLTTLHYGQSVFEGLKAFRAKDGGINIFRPDKHVERMKHSCERLCIPKVDTETFMGGIDALVKLDEKWIPRQRGSSLYIRPLIFATEDYIGVRVSETYSLIIMTGPVAAYYKEGFNPVKLMTSGDYVRAVRGGLGEAKTAANYAASLRPGEVAKRKGYAQVIWLDGVEGKWIDEVGTMNICFVKDGALVTPPLEGTILPGVTRDSVLQLARHWGIKVEERRISIDEVVSSIKDGSMTEVFGTGTAAVISPVGEIFHKGETLRINDFKTGPLAQRLYDEITGIQYGEKKDLFGWVHRP, encoded by the coding sequence GTGAACATCGAGACTCGCAAGGTGGAAAAGAGCAGAGTGAAGGAGGTCGACTTCGACCATCTGAGCTTCGGGGAGACCTTCTCCGACCATATGTTCCAGATGGACTATGCCGATGGTGCCTGGAGCACTCCCAGGATCGTACCCTTCGGGAAGATCGAGATACTCCCCTCTTTGACCACCCTTCATTATGGGCAGAGCGTCTTCGAGGGCCTCAAGGCTTTCCGCGCCAAGGACGGCGGGATCAACATCTTCCGGCCGGACAAGCACGTCGAGCGGATGAAGCACTCCTGCGAGCGCCTGTGCATCCCCAAGGTGGATACCGAGACGTTCATGGGAGGCATCGATGCCCTGGTCAAGCTGGATGAGAAGTGGATCCCCCGGCAGAGAGGTTCCTCCCTGTACATCCGGCCGCTGATCTTCGCGACCGAGGACTACATCGGCGTCAGGGTCTCCGAGACCTATTCCCTCATAATCATGACCGGCCCGGTGGCCGCCTATTACAAGGAAGGGTTCAATCCGGTCAAGCTGATGACCTCGGGGGACTACGTCCGGGCGGTGCGCGGAGGGCTGGGAGAAGCGAAGACCGCGGCCAACTACGCTGCGTCCCTGCGGCCCGGCGAGGTGGCTAAGAGGAAAGGGTATGCCCAGGTCATCTGGCTGGACGGGGTCGAAGGGAAGTGGATCGACGAGGTGGGCACCATGAACATCTGCTTCGTCAAGGACGGCGCCCTCGTCACCCCTCCCCTGGAGGGGACCATCCTTCCCGGCGTCACCAGGGACAGCGTGCTGCAGCTCGCCCGCCACTGGGGCATCAAGGTCGAGGAGAGACGCATCTCCATCGACGAGGTGGTGTCCTCCATCAAGGACGGCAGCATGACCGAGGTCTTCGGCACCGGCACCGCCGCGGTCATCTCCCCGGTCGGGGAGATCTTCCATAAAGGGGAGACGCTCAGGATCAACGATTTCAAGACCGGCCCGCTGGCCCAGAGGCTCTACGACGAGATCACCGGGATACAGTACGGGGAAAAGAAGGACCTCTTCGGATGGGTCCACCGTCCCTGA
- a CDS encoding heavy metal translocating P-type ATPase, with the protein MIIGFLFPESASILHFDLMWVSIILSGLPIIYGAVVGVVTRFDIRADVLVSIALVGAVLIGEPFAAAEIAVIMSIGTILEERTTRKAEEGIRRLMDLRPATARAVRDDGTEEMIAADKVQVGDVLRVLPGETAAADGVITRGKTSMDQSVLTGESLPVDKGEGDEVFSGTVNQFGAFDMMTTKAGQDSSLQRIIELVRSADVGKAPIVRAADRWATWIVVAALASAALTWAATGEAIRAVTVLVVFCPCALVLATPTAIMAGIGSAARFGILIRSGDALERLAKVRQVAFDKTGTLTSGKLEVVSVEAAPALAAEDIAVLSAAAERRSEHPLGKAILRHARSRGFPVAEPEEFEMVPGRGVRARVGGRAVAAGNLQFMAEMPAAVPEDLMKSASKHLDKGRAVVMVAVDGKVEGLIALSDTLRGDARRTVRRLHDLGIMTVLLTGDNARAASHMAERVGISEVRAGLLPRDKMEHIKSARGEGSICMVGDGVNDAAALKAANVGVAMGGIGSDISVDAADVVLMNDDIKRLPYLMDLSRRTLRKININIAAAMGLNFVAIVLAATGILDPVSGALVHNIGSVLVVMNSALLLRIKDRDEVARMFGEPPSPAPAA; encoded by the coding sequence TTGATCATAGGCTTCCTATTCCCCGAAAGCGCGTCCATACTTCATTTCGACCTCATGTGGGTATCCATAATCCTCTCTGGCCTGCCCATAATCTACGGTGCGGTGGTCGGGGTGGTGACCAGGTTCGATATACGCGCCGACGTCCTGGTCTCCATTGCCCTGGTGGGCGCGGTACTGATCGGCGAACCCTTCGCGGCCGCGGAGATCGCGGTCATAATGTCCATCGGCACCATCCTGGAGGAGCGCACCACCAGGAAGGCGGAGGAAGGTATCAGGAGGCTGATGGACCTGAGGCCGGCCACGGCGCGAGCGGTGAGGGATGACGGCACCGAGGAGATGATAGCGGCCGACAAGGTCCAGGTCGGCGACGTCCTGCGCGTGCTCCCCGGCGAGACGGCCGCCGCGGACGGCGTGATAACCCGGGGGAAGACCTCCATGGACCAGTCCGTGCTGACCGGGGAGAGCCTGCCGGTGGACAAGGGCGAAGGGGACGAGGTGTTCAGCGGTACGGTGAACCAGTTCGGGGCCTTCGACATGATGACGACCAAGGCGGGCCAGGACAGCTCGCTGCAGAGGATCATCGAGCTGGTGAGGTCGGCCGATGTCGGCAAGGCCCCCATCGTGCGGGCGGCCGACCGGTGGGCCACCTGGATAGTGGTGGCCGCCCTGGCGTCTGCGGCCCTGACCTGGGCGGCCACGGGGGAGGCCATCCGGGCGGTCACGGTCCTGGTGGTGTTCTGCCCCTGCGCCCTGGTCCTGGCCACCCCCACGGCGATAATGGCAGGGATCGGCAGCGCCGCCCGCTTCGGGATATTGATCCGCTCCGGGGATGCCCTGGAACGCCTGGCCAAGGTCCGCCAGGTCGCCTTCGACAAGACCGGCACGCTGACCAGCGGCAAGCTGGAGGTGGTCTCGGTGGAGGCCGCTCCCGCCCTTGCCGCGGAAGATATCGCGGTGCTTTCCGCGGCGGCCGAAAGGCGCTCCGAGCATCCCCTGGGCAAGGCCATACTGCGCCATGCCCGGTCCCGCGGCTTTCCCGTCGCGGAGCCGGAAGAGTTCGAAATGGTCCCGGGACGGGGGGTGCGGGCCCGCGTGGGCGGCAGGGCCGTGGCGGCAGGAAACCTACAGTTCATGGCCGAGATGCCGGCGGCGGTTCCGGAGGACCTGATGAAGTCCGCCTCAAAGCACCTGGACAAGGGGCGGGCCGTCGTCATGGTGGCCGTGGACGGCAAGGTAGAGGGGCTCATCGCGTTATCCGACACCCTCCGGGGCGATGCCCGGCGGACGGTCCGGCGCCTCCACGACCTCGGGATCATGACGGTCCTGCTCACCGGCGACAACGCCAGAGCGGCGTCCCACATGGCCGAGCGGGTCGGCATTTCTGAGGTGCGGGCCGGGCTGCTCCCCCGGGACAAGATGGAGCACATCAAGAGCGCGCGGGGCGAGGGAAGCATCTGCATGGTCGGAGACGGGGTCAACGATGCCGCCGCCCTCAAGGCCGCCAACGTGGGGGTGGCCATGGGCGGCATAGGGAGCGACATCTCGGTGGACGCCGCGGACGTGGTGCTGATGAACGACGACATCAAGCGCCTGCCGTACCTGATGGACCTTTCCCGCAGGACCCTGAGGAAGATCAACATCAACATCGCGGCGGCGATGGGGCTGAACTTCGTCGCCATAGTGCTGGCGGCCACCGGCATCCTGGACCCGGTCTCGGGGGCCCTGGTGCACAATATCGGCTCGGTGCTGGTGGTGATGAACTCCGCCCTGCTGCTGAGGATCAAGGACCGCGATGAGGTTGCCAGGATGTTCGGGGAGCCGCCCTCCCCCGCCCCGGCGGCGTGA
- a CDS encoding class I SAM-dependent methyltransferase: protein MNTVRSVCLKVPRGEAESTRKKLLELGLLDISRRIRNQDGVVYVPVTSESAAELGYELVEMDLQEREVMETDYRNVAEVPPDLKGLLPVSFDIIGEVAIIRLDDPLLPYAKEVGAALRKVFPRLRTVALDRGVKGELRVRDLEVIAGEDRTETVHTEYGIRLLIDPAKVYFNPRLSTERKRIASLVKDGETVVDMFAGVGPFSVMIAKYARPEVVIAMDLNHDAVEYMKMNIELNKVKNVVPMEGDSRQLVFEVPCADRIIMNLPHSAMDFFHDALTRLKIGGTIHFYTICERDDIEPILIRLVQEARGMGVRISIDRVEELKTYSPSMSVFSADIRLSEWS from the coding sequence GTGAACACCGTGCGCTCCGTATGCCTGAAGGTACCGAGGGGGGAAGCTGAGTCCACCCGTAAAAAGCTTTTAGAGCTGGGCCTGCTCGACATCTCCCGCCGCATCAGGAACCAGGACGGCGTCGTATATGTCCCGGTGACGTCGGAGAGCGCCGCCGAGCTGGGGTACGAGCTTGTGGAGATGGATCTGCAGGAGAGGGAGGTCATGGAGACCGACTACCGCAACGTGGCCGAGGTGCCTCCCGATCTCAAGGGCCTGCTGCCGGTATCGTTCGACATCATCGGCGAGGTTGCCATCATCAGGCTCGACGATCCCCTGCTGCCGTACGCCAAGGAGGTGGGCGCAGCGCTGAGGAAGGTGTTCCCCCGCCTTAGGACCGTCGCTCTCGATCGCGGCGTGAAGGGGGAGCTCAGAGTGCGGGACCTCGAGGTCATCGCCGGCGAGGACCGCACGGAGACGGTGCACACGGAATACGGCATCAGGCTCCTCATCGACCCGGCCAAGGTATACTTCAATCCCCGCCTGTCTACGGAAAGGAAGCGCATTGCCTCGCTGGTGAAGGACGGCGAGACGGTGGTGGACATGTTCGCGGGGGTCGGCCCGTTCTCCGTCATGATCGCAAAGTACGCGAGACCGGAGGTCGTCATCGCCATGGACCTCAATCATGATGCGGTCGAGTACATGAAGATGAACATCGAGCTGAACAAGGTGAAGAACGTCGTTCCCATGGAAGGCGACTCCCGCCAGCTGGTGTTCGAGGTCCCCTGCGCCGACCGCATCATCATGAACCTGCCCCACTCCGCCATGGACTTCTTCCACGACGCCCTGACCAGGCTGAAGATCGGCGGGACCATCCACTTCTACACCATCTGCGAGCGGGATGACATCGAGCCCATCCTCATCCGCCTGGTTCAGGAGGCGAGGGGCATGGGAGTGCGCATCTCCATCGACCGGGTGGAGGAGCTGAAGACCTACTCACCCTCGATGAGCGTGTTCTCCGCGGACATCCGGCTTAGCGAGTGGAGCTAG
- the dcd gene encoding dCTP deaminase, protein MCLLPDHEIVEWMQSGNLKITEYSEASLTPNGYDLRIAEISVPETGVKISEGTAVVPPKTMFFASTVERVELPDDVAAQLWPRTSWVRKGCLFGLGKVDAGFHGTLTFMAVNMSGVPLEVPVGDRFVQIVFETMHSPCQRTYERRSGNYQGQKGITLAPLAKPDVRGEHAHRG, encoded by the coding sequence ATGTGCCTCCTCCCCGACCACGAGATCGTTGAATGGATGCAGAGCGGGAACCTCAAGATCACCGAATACTCGGAAGCCTCCCTGACCCCCAACGGCTACGACCTGCGCATCGCGGAGATATCCGTACCGGAGACAGGGGTCAAGATAAGCGAGGGGACGGCCGTCGTCCCGCCCAAGACCATGTTCTTCGCCTCCACGGTGGAGAGGGTGGAGCTGCCGGACGACGTGGCGGCGCAGCTGTGGCCCCGGACCTCCTGGGTCAGGAAGGGCTGCCTGTTCGGCCTGGGCAAGGTGGACGCCGGCTTCCACGGGACGCTGACGTTCATGGCGGTGAACATGTCCGGTGTTCCGCTGGAGGTACCGGTGGGCGACAGGTTCGTGCAGATCGTGTTCGAGACCATGCACTCCCCCTGCCAGCGGACCTACGAGAGGAGGAGCGGGAACTACCAGGGGCAGAAAGGCATTACTCTAGCTCCACTCGCTAAGCCGGATGTCCGCGGAGAACACGCTCATCGAGGGTGA